A single window of Deinococcus sp. KSM4-11 DNA harbors:
- a CDS encoding DUF2171 domain-containing protein: protein MTQNQAGEITDRIAQDLKERLAKDGEHLQVKDVNGEHVGTVDHLDGDQLRLTKSDSADGQHHMVPLSQVESMDDVAVYLNVEHSAIA, encoded by the coding sequence ATGACGCAGAACCAGGCCGGAGAAATCACAGACCGCATCGCCCAGGATCTCAAGGAGCGTCTCGCTAAGGACGGCGAGCACCTCCAAGTGAAGGACGTGAATGGTGAACACGTCGGAACCGTCGATCATCTCGACGGCGACCAGCTCAGACTTACGAAGTCCGACTCGGCCGATGGGCAGCACCACATGGTGCCCCTGTCGCAGGTCGAGAGCATGGACGACGTGGCCGTCTACCTGAACGTCGAGCACAGCGCCATCGCCTGA
- the proS gene encoding proline--tRNA ligase, translated as MTSDGSKGKGQDKKAQQYGVTPQSVDFNDWYNEVVKKADLADNSPVAGAMVVRPYGSALWENIVRWLDDRFKASGHESLVFPTLIPLSFIMKEADHVEGFAPELFTVNKIGTEVLAEPYVMRPTSETIIGHMWAGWLNSYRDLPFLHYQWGSVFRAELRTKAFLRTSEFYWHEGHTAHADEAEARAEVRMILDLYHEFCRDVLALPVVRGEKTASERFAGAVATYSIEGMMRDGKALQSGTSHYLGQNFSRAFEVKYQTREQKEEFAHTTSWAISSRIIGAIIMTHGDDFGLIMPPRIAPVQVVVIPVGRKDNFDEMVAEGEKLAAELRAQGLRVKVDKRDGVTNGFKYNDWELKGVPVRVELGPRDLESGVVVVKNRNGDEKETLNRANAVSGMTARLDGIHDWLLARATDYMLAHTLDVNDYDAFKTAIEAGNWVRAYHCGDADCEKAIKDDTKATTRNIPLDDAEFFSEKGEGTCVRCGKPSAYGKRVIFGRQY; from the coding sequence ATGACTAGCGACGGCAGCAAGGGCAAGGGGCAGGACAAGAAGGCGCAGCAGTACGGCGTGACGCCCCAGAGCGTGGATTTCAACGACTGGTACAACGAGGTCGTCAAGAAGGCGGATCTGGCCGACAACTCGCCGGTGGCGGGCGCGATGGTCGTGCGGCCCTACGGCTCGGCCCTGTGGGAGAACATCGTGCGCTGGCTCGACGACCGCTTCAAGGCGAGCGGCCACGAGTCGCTGGTCTTCCCCACCCTGATCCCCCTGAGCTTCATCATGAAAGAAGCGGATCACGTCGAGGGCTTCGCGCCGGAACTGTTCACCGTGAACAAGATCGGCACCGAGGTGCTGGCCGAGCCCTATGTCATGCGTCCCACGTCCGAGACGATCATCGGGCACATGTGGGCTGGCTGGCTGAACTCCTACCGCGACCTGCCGTTCCTGCACTACCAGTGGGGCAGCGTGTTCCGCGCCGAACTGCGCACCAAGGCGTTCCTGCGAACCAGCGAGTTCTACTGGCATGAGGGTCACACCGCGCACGCCGACGAGGCCGAGGCCCGCGCCGAGGTGCGGATGATCCTCGACCTGTACCACGAGTTCTGCCGCGACGTGCTCGCATTGCCCGTGGTGCGTGGCGAGAAGACGGCCTCCGAGCGGTTCGCCGGGGCGGTCGCCACGTACAGCATCGAGGGCATGATGCGCGACGGCAAAGCCCTCCAGAGCGGCACCAGCCATTACCTGGGCCAGAACTTCAGCCGGGCCTTCGAGGTCAAGTACCAGACCCGCGAACAGAAGGAAGAATTCGCGCATACCACGTCCTGGGCCATCTCCAGCCGGATCATCGGGGCGATCATCATGACGCACGGCGACGACTTCGGGCTGATCATGCCGCCCCGCATCGCGCCCGTGCAGGTCGTGGTGATCCCGGTGGGCCGCAAGGACAACTTCGACGAGATGGTCGCCGAGGGCGAGAAGCTGGCCGCCGAACTGCGCGCCCAGGGCCTCCGCGTGAAGGTGGACAAACGCGATGGCGTCACGAACGGCTTCAAGTACAACGACTGGGAACTCAAGGGCGTACCAGTGCGCGTGGAACTCGGCCCCCGCGACCTGGAGAGTGGCGTGGTCGTGGTCAAGAACCGCAACGGCGACGAGAAGGAAACGCTGAACCGTGCCAACGCCGTCAGCGGCATGACCGCCCGTCTGGACGGAATCCACGACTGGCTGCTGGCCCGCGCCACGGACTACATGCTGGCCCACACGCTGGACGTGAACGACTACGACGCGTTCAAGACGGCCATCGAGGCCGGGAACTGGGTGCGCGCGTACCACTGCGGCGACGCCGACTGCGAGAAGGCCATCAAGGACGACACCAAGGCCACCACCCGCAACATCCCCCTGGACGATGCCGAGTTCTTCAGCGAGAAAGGTGAGGGAACCTGTGTGCGCTGCGGGAAGCCGAGCGCGTACGGCAAACGCGTGATCTTCGGGCGGCAGTACTGA
- a CDS encoding alpha-amylase family protein, whose product MLNSELGAQLRLAFDDDRDADTFLMRLDRYGPELVASLRAVYGDRTDALLDTLIPVLLHAFHTRPADLKRLDEARLLRPDWLQGPDVVGYVAYTDRFAGTLKGVGQHLDYLQGLGVTYLHLMPLLKPRDGENDGGYAVQDYRAVRDDLGTMDDLSALARDLRARGISLVLDLVLNHVAQEHEWAVKARAGDPAFRDYFYLYPDRTQPDAFEKTLPEVFPDFAPGNFTWNEPAKAWVWTTFNTYQWDLNWSTPAVFQEFVDIILHLANRGVEVFRLDAIAFIWKRLGTDSQNQPEVHHLTRALRACARIVAPAVAFKAEAIVAPADLIHYLGSGDHHGRVSDMAYHNSLMVQIWSSLASRDVRLMTAALRAFPPKPTNTTWGMYVRCHDDIGWAISDADAERVGMSGPGHRHFLSDFYSGEFPGSFARGLVFQYNPQTGDRRISGSGASLAGLESALDAGNHTWAEYAVRRILLSHAVILGFGGVPLLYMGDELAMLNDYTYETTPEHAADNRWVHRPRMNWSQAESVTADPSSPGAQVNAGLRQLIQARKHLPHLHASVESEALDSPDPCVLLLRRDHPSGRFLGVYNFSEHRIQFPAYALRDQVGEFALDHLTGSGFSLYRPTITLEPFRALWLTPTQMTI is encoded by the coding sequence ATGCTGAATTCAGAGCTGGGAGCTCAGCTCCGGCTGGCCTTCGACGACGATCGTGACGCCGATACCTTCCTCATGCGCCTCGACCGCTACGGGCCGGAGCTGGTCGCCAGCCTGCGGGCCGTGTATGGCGACCGTACCGACGCGCTGCTCGACACCCTGATTCCTGTGCTGCTCCACGCCTTCCACACCCGCCCGGCCGACCTGAAACGGCTGGACGAGGCGCGGCTCCTGCGCCCGGACTGGCTGCAGGGCCCGGATGTAGTCGGGTACGTGGCGTATACCGACCGGTTTGCCGGCACCCTCAAGGGCGTCGGCCAGCATCTCGATTACCTCCAGGGACTCGGCGTGACCTATCTGCACCTGATGCCGCTGCTGAAACCCCGCGACGGCGAGAACGACGGTGGCTACGCCGTGCAGGACTACCGCGCCGTCCGCGACGATTTGGGCACCATGGACGACCTGTCGGCGCTGGCCCGCGATCTGCGGGCACGCGGCATCAGCCTGGTGCTCGATCTGGTGCTGAACCACGTGGCGCAGGAGCACGAATGGGCGGTGAAGGCCCGCGCGGGCGACCCCGCATTCCGCGACTACTTCTACCTGTACCCGGACCGTACGCAGCCCGACGCCTTCGAGAAGACGCTCCCGGAGGTCTTCCCGGATTTCGCGCCCGGCAACTTCACGTGGAACGAACCCGCGAAGGCCTGGGTGTGGACGACCTTCAACACCTACCAGTGGGACCTGAACTGGAGCACCCCCGCCGTCTTCCAGGAGTTCGTGGACATCATCCTGCACCTCGCCAACCGGGGGGTGGAGGTCTTCCGCCTGGACGCGATCGCCTTCATCTGGAAGCGGCTGGGCACCGACAGCCAGAACCAGCCGGAAGTGCATCACCTGACCCGCGCCCTGCGCGCCTGCGCGCGGATCGTGGCCCCGGCCGTGGCATTCAAGGCCGAGGCGATCGTCGCGCCCGCCGACCTGATCCATTACCTGGGCAGCGGCGACCACCACGGCCGCGTGAGCGACATGGCGTACCACAACAGCCTGATGGTGCAGATCTGGAGTTCGCTCGCCTCGCGCGACGTGCGCCTGATGACGGCGGCGCTGCGGGCCTTCCCGCCCAAACCCACCAACACCACCTGGGGCATGTACGTCCGGTGCCACGACGACATCGGCTGGGCGATCAGCGACGCCGATGCAGAGCGGGTCGGCATGAGTGGCCCCGGACACCGCCACTTCCTGTCGGACTTCTACAGCGGCGAGTTCCCCGGTTCCTTCGCGCGCGGCCTGGTGTTCCAGTACAACCCGCAGACCGGCGACCGGCGCATCAGCGGCAGCGGCGCCAGCCTCGCCGGGCTGGAAAGCGCGCTGGACGCCGGGAACCACACCTGGGCCGAGTACGCCGTGCGCCGCATCCTGCTCTCGCACGCCGTGATTCTGGGCTTCGGCGGGGTGCCCCTGCTGTACATGGGCGACGAACTCGCCATGCTGAACGACTACACCTACGAAACCACGCCCGAGCACGCCGCCGACAACCGCTGGGTGCACCGCCCCCGCATGAACTGGAGCCAGGCCGAGAGCGTGACTGCCGACCCGTCGTCGCCCGGCGCGCAGGTCAACGCGGGCCTGCGGCAACTGATCCAGGCGCGCAAGCACCTGCCGCACCTGCACGCCAGCGTGGAATCCGAGGCGCTCGACAGCCCCGATCCCTGCGTGCTGCTGCTGCGCCGCGACCATCCCTCAGGCCGCTTCCTGGGCGTGTACAACTTCAGCGAGCACCGCATCCAGTTCCCCGCGTACGCCCTGCGTGACCAGGTGGGCGAGTTCGCGCTCGATCACCTGACCGGCAGCGGCTTCAGCCTGTACCGCCCGACCATCACCCTGGAACCCTTCCGTGCGCTGTGGCTCACCCCGACCCAGATGACCATATGA
- a CDS encoding ABC transporter substrate-binding protein, with the protein MQRVLLPLLTLSLIASASAQQARELRLGVFPNVTHAAALVGVQRGLIQKNLPDGVKLVVTEFANGSQVNEAYAAGAIDAAYVGPGPAMNAFMRGVPIQVIAGAANAGAVLVARGDTGIRNVKALAGKKVAVPTRGSTQDISLRHLLHENGLKASDEAGANGSAVTIVPIDPANMPAAFASKQVDAALVQEPWGAVMETQGAKLVANEKAIWAGGNYTTTVLTVNTKYAAANPDTVKGLLRGHLAAIAFIQGSNAGAQKAIADQIYTFTGKRPNANELFKALARTKVTWDINLTTLGEYAQLNKEAGFARDVPDLSKFVDLSVIRSLTK; encoded by the coding sequence ATGCAGCGAGTCCTCCTTCCCCTCCTGACCCTCTCCCTGATCGCCAGCGCCAGTGCCCAGCAGGCCAGGGAACTGCGCCTGGGCGTGTTCCCGAACGTGACACACGCGGCCGCGCTGGTCGGCGTGCAGCGTGGCCTGATCCAGAAGAACCTGCCGGACGGCGTGAAGCTGGTCGTCACGGAGTTCGCGAACGGAAGTCAGGTCAACGAGGCGTACGCGGCCGGGGCCATCGACGCGGCGTACGTGGGTCCTGGGCCTGCCATGAACGCCTTCATGCGCGGCGTGCCCATCCAGGTCATCGCCGGGGCGGCCAATGCGGGCGCGGTGCTGGTGGCACGTGGCGACACCGGCATCCGGAACGTGAAGGCCCTGGCGGGTAAGAAGGTGGCGGTGCCCACGCGCGGCAGCACGCAGGACATCAGCCTGCGCCACCTGCTGCACGAGAATGGCCTGAAGGCCAGCGACGAGGCGGGCGCGAACGGGAGCGCCGTGACCATCGTGCCCATCGATCCGGCGAACATGCCCGCCGCCTTCGCCAGCAAACAGGTCGATGCCGCGCTGGTGCAGGAGCCCTGGGGCGCCGTGATGGAAACGCAGGGCGCGAAGCTCGTGGCGAACGAGAAGGCCATCTGGGCGGGTGGAAATTACACGACCACGGTGCTGACCGTGAACACGAAGTACGCCGCCGCGAATCCCGACACGGTCAAGGGGCTGCTCAGGGGTCACTTGGCCGCCATCGCCTTCATTCAGGGCAGCAACGCGGGCGCGCAGAAGGCCATCGCGGATCAGATCTACACGTTCACGGGCAAGCGGCCGAACGCGAACGAACTGTTCAAGGCGCTGGCCCGCACGAAGGTCACGTGGGACATCAACCTGACCACCCTGGGAGAGTACGCGCAGCTCAACAAGGAAGCGGGCTTCGCTCGGGACGTGCCGGATCTGAGCAA
- the rplT gene encoding 50S ribosomal protein L20: MPRAKTGIIRRRRHKKVLKRAKGFWGSRSKQYRNAFQTLLNAATYEYRDRRNKKRDFRRLWIQRINAGARLHGMSYSVFIGGLKKAGIDLNRKVLADLAAREPEAFKALVDAAKAGK; the protein is encoded by the coding sequence ATGCCACGCGCCAAGACCGGGATCATCCGCCGCCGCCGTCACAAGAAAGTCCTGAAGCGCGCCAAGGGCTTCTGGGGCAGCCGCAGCAAGCAGTACCGCAATGCCTTCCAGACGCTGCTGAACGCGGCGACCTACGAGTACCGCGATCGCCGCAACAAGAAGCGTGACTTCCGCCGCCTGTGGATCCAGCGCATCAACGCTGGGGCCCGCCTGCACGGCATGAGCTACTCGGTGTTCATCGGCGGCCTGAAGAAGGCCGGGATCGACCTGAACCGTAAGGTGCTGGCCGATCTGGCCGCCCGTGAGCCGGAAGCCTTCAAGGCTCTGGTCGACGCCGCGAAAGCCGGCAAGTAA
- a CDS encoding DinB family protein, giving the protein MTSVLTPEADAALRAHVRALLTSPQAHGMLDDVLKDFPTARAGERLHGLPYSASEILWHLRFTQRDILDFVRDETYGHTNWPDGYWPHDPESSAREWDAQVAAFHSDMDALIALLDDPATDLLAVVPNGVGAGGQTWLREFLVVADHNAYHVAQLALLRRLLDRAD; this is encoded by the coding sequence ATGACTAGTGTACTGACCCCCGAGGCCGACGCCGCCCTGCGCGCCCACGTCCGCGCGCTGCTGACCAGCCCACAGGCGCACGGGATGCTGGACGACGTGCTGAAGGACTTTCCGACCGCCCGCGCCGGGGAGCGCCTCCACGGACTTCCCTACTCGGCCTCAGAGATCCTGTGGCACCTGCGCTTCACGCAGCGCGACATCCTGGACTTCGTGCGCGACGAGACCTACGGGCATACGAACTGGCCGGACGGGTACTGGCCGCACGATCCGGAAAGCTCCGCCCGCGAGTGGGACGCGCAGGTGGCCGCCTTCCATTCGGACATGGACGCCCTGATCGCGTTGCTGGACGACCCGGCGACCGACCTGCTGGCCGTGGTGCCGAACGGCGTGGGGGCCGGCGGGCAGACGTGGTTGCGAGAGTTCCTGGTGGTCGCGGATCACAACGCCTACCACGTGGCGCAACTGGCGCTGCTGCGGCGGTTGTTGGATCGGGCGGACTGA
- the rpmI gene encoding 50S ribosomal protein L35, giving the protein MPKMKTHKMAARRIKITGTGKVMAFKSGKRHQNTGKSGDEIRGKGKGFVLAKSEWARMKLMLPKGK; this is encoded by the coding sequence ATGCCCAAAATGAAGACCCACAAGATGGCCGCGCGCCGGATCAAGATCACCGGTACGGGCAAGGTCATGGCGTTCAAGAGTGGCAAGCGCCACCAGAACACCGGCAAGAGCGGCGACGAGATCCGCGGCAAGGGCAAGGGCTTCGTCCTGGCCAAGAGCGAATGGGCCCGCATGAAACTCATGCTGCCGAAGGGGAAGTGA
- a CDS encoding GNAT family N-acetyltransferase, which translates to MAWLPDPEVRPLDAGRPDVQAALSDLGRADLALRDGWTLHGLFRGQELVALGAHGASGRPGGVFEASIDMIGVRPAFRGQGLGRRLHAHLLGRAAERHDWHRGGTGADNHAMRRIFEHSGSVLLGTQRYFRQP; encoded by the coding sequence GTGGCGTGGCTCCCCGATCCGGAGGTACGCCCGCTGGACGCCGGACGGCCGGACGTACAGGCCGCGCTGAGCGACCTCGGACGCGCAGATCTGGCCCTGCGGGACGGCTGGACACTGCACGGCCTGTTTCGCGGCCAGGAGCTCGTGGCGCTGGGTGCCCACGGAGCCAGTGGCCGCCCCGGTGGCGTGTTCGAGGCAAGCATCGACATGATCGGTGTCCGTCCAGCCTTCCGGGGACAGGGCCTTGGACGGCGGCTGCACGCGCACCTGCTCGGGCGTGCGGCAGAGCGCCACGACTGGCACCGGGGCGGAACGGGTGCCGACAACCACGCCATGCGCCGTATCTTCGAGCACAGTGGTTCCGTGCTCCTGGGCACGCAGCGCTATTTCCGGCAGCCTTGA
- a CDS encoding tetratricopeptide repeat protein, which yields MPDEEFVSRIEALAAERPDGDAAALFERACAQDSTGHADRAVPLYRAALAAGLTGIRRRRAVIQLSSSLRNIGGAQESLRLLSAEREHPSDELDDAVAAFLALTLADLGREREALSLALSALAPHLPRYQRSVGNYGSSLTG from the coding sequence CTGCCGGACGAGGAGTTCGTTTCGCGGATCGAAGCGCTGGCTGCCGAGCGGCCGGACGGGGATGCCGCCGCACTCTTCGAGCGGGCGTGTGCGCAGGATTCGACCGGGCATGCCGACCGGGCGGTGCCGCTGTACCGCGCGGCGCTGGCCGCGGGCCTGACCGGAATCCGGCGACGCCGGGCGGTGATCCAGCTGTCCAGTTCGCTGCGGAACATCGGAGGTGCCCAGGAAAGTCTGCGCCTGCTGTCGGCGGAGCGCGAACACCCCTCGGATGAGCTGGACGACGCCGTCGCGGCCTTTCTGGCCCTCACCCTGGCTGACCTGGGTCGGGAACGCGAAGCCCTGTCGCTGGCCCTATCGGCCCTGGCGCCACACCTGCCGCGTTACCAGCGGTCGGTGGGGAATTACGGGAGCTCGCTCACGGGATAG